A stretch of the Uranotaenia lowii strain MFRU-FL chromosome 3, ASM2978415v1, whole genome shotgun sequence genome encodes the following:
- the LOC129753588 gene encoding uncharacterized protein LOC129753588, producing MPKSTAAEKAPPSLKVLRVKLKEIQTSFSDIWMLVDGYREDSTQGQIEVRLGKIDELWENFCDTLIQIKAHDDFKETDNLFDKERQDLSNQYYFCKAFLVDRAREFAVPDSINHSVRLNESSGHSGMDHVRLPQIKLQTFNGDIEDWLGFRDLFTSLIHCKPDLCEVEKFHYLKGCLEGEPKTLIDSLQITQANYTIAWNILLKRYNNSKQLKKRQIQALFSLPHLVKESIADLHALLEGFEKNVQILDQVVQPENYKELLLVHLLSTRLDSVTRRGWEELSASKETDTLGDLTEFIRRRIAVLEALPCKALELKGGYQQTAGQKQKPYVRVSHNASHQQQQYQQQQYPQQQCQQQQKPGACIVCKREQHGVHQCQKFKRSTVSERVNLLRTHGLCRNCLRTGHQARNCPSKFSCKQCSGRHHSLVCFRSENNSNGQVSANASRNDSLSDDQEAESSTRVANMAAPIGSSVNSASQFRSRVLLATAVVIIEDDMGNQLPARALLDSGSESNFMTQRLSQRITVSRNKVDVSILGIGQVATKVKQKVSAVVKSRTSEYARELSFLVLHKVTATLPTADVNTDGWNIPKGISLADPAFFQSNSVDLVLGIECFFEFFETGRRISLGANLPALNESVFGWIVCGGVSQPDSSLRVSCNVSANETLDMLVSRFWESEEIGSKRNYSPEENLCEEIFEQTVQRSSSGRYSVALPTKKVAVSRLGGSRDIAYRRLLGTERRFARDTELKRQYMEFMEEYHQLGHMRKVPAENIGNFRRCFLPHHPVIKEASTTTKVRVVFDASCKTSSGVSLNDVLMTRPVVQDDLRSIIMRCRTKAIMLVADVEKMFRQIEIQPEDRPLQCVLWRNNPNEEVGVYELNTVTYGTKPAPFLATRTLQQLTSDEAARFPLAARAMADDTYMDDVITGVYNLEEAIELRKQLEQITESGGFRLRKFACNRSEVLQGIPEDNLAIPGFVDLDPDPSVQTLGLTWLPGSDTFMFQFNLPQIEDFNLTKRNVLSVIAMLFDPLGLIGATITMAKIYMQQLWTLQNSEGNRLDWDEQLPSTVGERWRKFHEELSWLNTIRIERCVILPNPIELELHCFSDASEKAFGGCIYLRSRDSHGLVWTRLVSSKSKVAPLKCQSIARLELSGALLVAEQYEKVKDSLKISAKAFFWTDSTCVLRWLQAIPTVWTTYVANRVSKIQSITEGCKWSHVPGIQNPADLISRGVSPANIVENQFWWKGPAWLQESEESWPQAPAFSARGEGDEELRRTTIVMVASETEEVTVAPAFRRSGVDYFGPVYVRPVPRRPAVKAYVCIFVCLCTKAVHLELVSDLTTDRFIQALRRFVGRRGKCAEILSDNGTNFVGARNKMRELLELLRDRSHRDQVAKECANSGIQWSFSPPSAPHFGGLWEAAVRSAKNHLLRVLGEEPVSPEDFNTLLVQVEACLNSRPLTPCSDDPNDLDPLTPAHFLIGSSLQEVPDENVLDVPFNRLSKCQQVQKRFQQFWKRWRREYLCQLQARTKRWKSPIGINEGMLVVLKDENLPPLRWKMARIQQTYPGSDGVVRVVKLKTAQEYIDRPVEKLSGNPQSKPTSTVGVPSSVSPAGGFTYDSPNTQRSDRTTKQQTMPGDFHPSTAHTTSKKVPEDDHQQSSAIISRYLCSDHHPPVIVSGD from the exons ATGCCGAAGTCAACTGCAGCTGAGAAGGCCCCGCCGTCGCTGAAGGTTTTACGGGTgaaattgaaggaaattcaaacCAGCTTTTCCGACATTTGGATGTTGGTCGACGGGTACAGGGAGGATTCAACTCAGGGTCAAATTGAGGTTCGATTGGGTAAAATTGATGAGCTGTGGGAAAACTTTTGCGACACTTTAATTCAGATCAAGGCGCACGATGACTTTAAGGAGACTGATAACTTATTCGACAAGGAAAGGCAAGATTTGAGCAACCAGTACTACTTTTGCAAGGCATTTTTGGTTGATCGGGCAAGAGAATTTGCGGTGCCGGATTCGATCAATCACTCTGTTCGATTGAACGAGTCGTCAGGCCATAGTGGGATGGATCACGTGCGGTTGCCTCAGATAAAATTGCAAACTTTTAATGGGGACATCGAAGATTGGCTTGGATTTCGAGATCTGTTTACCTCGTTAATCCATTGCAAGCCAGACCTTTGTGAAGTAGAGAAATTCCACTACTTGAAGGGGTGTCTTGAAGGGGAGCCAAAAACCCTGATAGACTCGCTTCAAATAACCCAGGCAAATTACACGATAGCATGGAATATTCTTTTAAAACGCTACAACAATAGCAAGCAGCTTAAGAAACGTCAGATACAAGCATTGTTTTCCCTTCCCCATCTTGTCAAGGAGTCAATAGCTGATCTGCACGCATTACTGGAAGGTTTCGAAAAGAATGTTCAAATCCTCGATCAGGTTGTGCAGCCCGAGAACTACAAGGAGCTTCTCTTGGTCCATCTTCTCTCAACACGGTTGGATTCTGTTACGCGTAGGGGGTGGGAGGAATTATCAGCTAGCAAGGAGACGGATACTCTCGGAGATTTGACAGAGTTTATTCGGCGGCGGATTGCGGTTCTAGAGGCGCTTCCATGCAAGGCATTGGAATTGAAGGGTGGTTATCAGCAGACAGCAGGGCAGAAGCAGAAACCATACGTTCGGGTCAGCCACAATGCTTcacatcagcagcaacagtatcagcagcaacagtatCCGCAGCAACAGTGTCAACAGCAGCAGAAACCAGGGGCATGCATCGTCTGCAAACGGGAACAGCATGGTGTTCATCAATGCCAAAAATTCAAGCGCTCCACTGTTTCGGAAAGGGTGAATCTACTTCGAACACATGGGTTGTGCCGAAATTGCCTAAGAACGGGACATCAGGCTCGGAATTGTCCATCGAAATTCTCCTGCAAGCAGTGTAGTGGTCGTCATCATTCGCTGGTGTGCTTCCGCTCTGAAAACAACAGTAATGGCCAGGTTTCAGCAAACGCATCGAGGAATGATTCTCTCTCCGACGATCAGGAAGCAGAATCATCGACACGTGTGGCGAACATGGCAGCTCCAATTGGTTCATCGGTAAATTCAGCTTCGCAATTTCGATCTCGTGTTTTACTAGCGACAGCGGTGGTCATTATTGAAGACGATATGGGTAATCAGCTTCCGGCAAGGGCTCTGTTGGATTCCGGATCTGAGAGTAATTTTATGACTCAACGGCTTAGTCAACGAATAACGGTTTCTCGAAACAAGGTGGATGTTTCGATTCTCGGCATTGGGCAAGTTGCAACGAAGGTGAAGCAGAAGGTCAGCGCTGTGGTGAAGTCTCGTACCTCTGAATATGCTCGTGAACTTAGTTTCCTGGTTTTACACAAGGTTACGGCAACTCTTCCGACAGCAGATGTCAACACTGATGGATGGAATATTCCTAAGGGAATTTCGCTAGCTGATCCAGCATTTTTCCAGTCCAATAGCGTGGACCTCGTCTTGGGAATTGAGTGCTTCTTTGAATTCTTCGAAACTGGTCGAAGAATATCGCTTGGAGCAAATTTGCCAGCACTCAATGAATCAGTCTTCGGATGGATCGTATGTGGAGGTGTTTCTCAACCGGATAGCTCGCTAAGAGTCAGCTGCAACGTCTCGGCGAACGAGACACTTGATATGCTGGTGTCACGGTTTTGGGAATCCGAAGAGATTGGATCAAAGAGGAACTATTCCCCGGAGGAGAATCTATGTGAGGAGATTTTTGAGCAGACGGTTCAGCGGAGTTCAAGCGGGCGATACAGTGTTGCTCTGCCTACGAAAAAGGTTGCGGTGTCAAGGCTCGGTGGCTCCAGGGACATCGCTTATCGGCGGCTCTTGGGTACGGAACGTCGATTTGCCAGGGATACAGAACTGAAGCGCCAGTACATGGAATTTATGGAGGAGTATCATCAACTTGGGCACATGCGAAAGGTTCCGGCGGAGAATATTGGCAATTTCAGAAGGTGTTTTCTGCCACATCATCCGGTAATAAAGGAGGCGAGTACGACTACCAAGGTGCGCGTAGTCTTCGATGCCTCGTGCAAGACATCTTCGGGAGTATCGCTCAACGACGTTTTGATGACCAGGCCGGTTGTACAGGATGACCTCAGGTCAATCATCATGCGGTGTCGGACGAAGGCGATTATGCTGGTGGCAGACGTGGAGAAAATGTTTCGCCAAATTGAGATTCAACCCGAAGACAGACCTCTCCAGTGTGTGTTATGGCGCAACAATCCGAACGAGGAAGTAGGTGTTTACGAGCTGAACACGGTGACCTACGGCACGAAGCCAGCACCGTTTTTGGCTACCCGTACTCTGCAACAGCTCACATCAGATGAGGCAGCTCGTTTCCCCTTGGCAGCGCGAGCGATGGCGGATGACACCTACATGGACGACGTCATTACCGGAGTGTACAACCTCGAAGAAGCAATTGAGCTTAGGAAGCAGTTGGAGCAGATAACGGAAAGCGGAGGTTTTCGACTACGCAAGTTTGCTTGTAATCGGTCGGAGGTTCTACAGGGTATACCGGAAGACAATTTAGCGATCCCTGGGTTCGTGGATTTGGATCCAGATCCCTCTGTCCAAACATTAGGACTGACTTGGTTGCCTGGTTCGGATACATTCATGTTCCAGTTCAATTTGCCTCAAATCGAGGACTTTAACTTAACAAAACGCAATGTTCTCTCTGTTATTGCCATGTTATTCGATCCCCTAGGGCTGATTGGAGCTACTATTACAATGGCGAAAATCTACATGCAGCAGTTGTGGACTCTTCAAAATTCGGAAGGCAATAGGCTTGATTGGGACGAGCAACTACCTTCCACGGTGGGTGAGCGTTGGCGAAAATTTCACGAGGAGTTGTCCTGGCTGAACACCATAAGAATTGAGCGCTGTGTTATTCTCCCCAACCCGATAGAGCTGGAACTTCATTGTTTCTCGGATGCTTCTGAGAAGGCGTTTGGCGGTTGCATCTATCTTCGCAGCAGAGATTCGCATGGTTTAGTTTGGACTAGATTGGTTTCGTCGAAATCTAAGGTTGCCCCATTAAAATGCCAATCGATAGCACGTCTCGAACTCTCTGGAGCATTACTGGTTGCAGAACAATACGAAAAGGTGAAGGATTCCTTGAAAATTTCGGCTAAGGCATTTTTCTGGACCGATTCGACGTGCGTTTTGCGGTGGTTGCAGGCGATTCCAACTGTGTGGACGACTTATGTGGCAAATAGGGTGTCTAAAATTCAATCCATCACTGAGGGATGCAAGTGGAGCCATGTACCAGGTATTCAGAACCCGGCGGACTTGATTTCGAGAGGAGTTTCACCAGCAAATATCGTGGAAAACCAGTTTTGGTGGAAAGGGCCGGCCTGGTTGCAAGAATCAGAGGAGAGTTGGCCACAAGCACCAGCGTTTTCCGCTCGAGGAGAAGGAGACGAGGAACTGCGTCGAACTACGATTGTCATGGTTGCCTCTGAAACGGAGGA GGTGACCGTCGCCCCAGCCTTTCGACGAAGCGGTGTGGATTATTTCGGCCCCGTTTACGTCAGACCCGTTCCCCGTCGTCCTGCAGTCAAGGCCTACGTTTGTATTTTCGTCTGTTTGTGCACAAAAGCTGTTCATCTCGAACTGGTTTCAGACTTGACCACTGACCGGTTCATCCAAGCATTGCGTAGGTTCGTAGGTCGCAGAGGAAAATGTGCGGAAATCCTATCTGATAACGGTACGAATTTCGTTGGTGCCCGTAACAAAATGAGAGAACTTTTAGAGCTTCTAAGGGATCGTTCTCATCGTGACCAAGTAGCTAAGGAGTGTGCGAATTCCGGAATACAGTGGAGCTTTAGTCCGCCGAGCGCCCCCCATTTCGGTGGTCTCTGGGAGGCTGCCGTACGATCAGCCAAGAATCATCTGCTCAGAGTTTTAGGAGAAGAACCGGTATCACCAGAGGATTTCAACACGCTATTAGTCCAGGTGGAAGCGTGTCTAAACTCCCGACCATTGACACCCTGTTCAGACGACCCTAACGACTTGGACCCCCTAACACCTGCTCATTTTCTCATCGGTAGCTCCCTGCAAGAAGTTCCGGATGAAAATGTCCTAGATGTACCCTTTAATCGACTTAGTAAATGTCAGCAGGTTCAAAAGCGATTTCAACAGTTTTGGAAGCGATGGCGAAGGGAGTATTTGTGTCAGCTGCAAGCAAGAACCAAGCGGTGGAAGTCTCCAATTGGTATCAACGAAGGCATGCTTGTTGTCCTGAAGGACGAGAACCTCCCACCCCTACGTTGGAAAATGGCTCGTATACAACAGACTTACCCTGGCAGCGACGGAGTGGTACGAGTCGTTAAATTGAAAACTGCGCAAGAATACATCGATCGTCCAGTAGAAAAACTTT CCGGCAACCCACAATCGAAACCAACTTCAACAGTTGGTGTCCCATCTTCGGTTTCTCCAGCTGGTGGTTTTACCTACGACTCGCCGAACACCCAACGATCAGACCGAACGACCAAACAACAGACGATGCCCGGTGATTTCCATCCCAGCACGGCCCACACGACGAGCAAAAAGGTACCCGAAGACGATCATCAGCAGTCATCGGCAATCATCAGCCGGTATTTGTGCAGCGATCATCACCCACCGGTTATTGTTTCTGGTGACTAG
- the LOC129751264 gene encoding ATP-binding cassette sub-family B member 6 produces the protein MVTMEPLQYCPNNVSMSVVWFDHGISQCFLDTVSAGTIGGFLLIFGTLQLIMYRRHGTAINPDHICSSKMYNFQLFLLILLPLLALVRFVLEGFIFEGARVYGFMIVSLSVTLFMYPYSILLLVKERHYLLPSVPTRGHGLVLLLFWTMLFIAQNVVFVNLNYEKAWFHLTTIQDKVEFTLFVLRYTSTLFIFVIGLRAPAITSTMMNEEYQNFVQDNPENQSTFRNAWTKLCTLMPFLWPKKDGFLQVRVIFCFALLLAGRAINLFVPIYNKKIVDSLSAQPIQFRWDWILLYVGFKFLQGGGTGSMGLLNNLRSFMWIRIQQYTTREIEVELFRHLHSLSLRWHLNRKTGEVLRVMDRGTDSINNLLNYILFSIAPTIVDILVAVGFFILSFNWWFGLIVFITMSLYIAATIVVTEWRTKFQRRMNLADNAQKARSVDSLLNFETVKYYGAEQYEVDCYREAILKFQDEEWRSSITLNILNTMQNIIVCGGLLAGSLLCAYLVVYHEGLTVGDYVLFASYIIQLYVPLNWFGTFYRAIQKNFVDMENMFDLMKEDQEVIDAPGAGELAVIRGGSIDFSDVTFGYNQERFVLRNVSFSVPAGKTVALVGPSGAGKSTIMRLLFRFYDVESGSISIDGQNIKTVRQDSLRKAIGVVPQDTVLFNNSIKYNIQYGRIDAPDVDIITAAKSADIHDKIMAFPEKYETQVGERGLRLSGGEKQRVAIARTILKSPFIVLLDEATSALDTQTERNIQSALARVCANRTTLIIAHRLSTIIHSDEILVLKDGMIVERGRHEELLGKHGVYADMWNQQLKNLDSTKDGDTDVPALTNGSAKSGGNAAAGQPRHPHHH, from the exons ATGGTCACGATGGAGCCGCTCCAGTACTGTCCCAACAATGTGTCGATGTCGGTGGTTTGGTTCGACCACGGCATCTCCCAGTGTTTTCTGGATACTGTTTCGGCCGGCACGATCGGTGGTTTCCTACTGATTTTCGGTACCTTGCAGCTGATTATGTATCGACGCCATGGGACCGCAATCAATCCGGATCACATATGCAGCTCGAAGATGTACAATTTCCAGCTCTTCTTGCTGATCCTGTTGCCACTGTTGGCTTTGGTTCGCTTTGTGCTGGAAGGTTTCATCTTTGAAGGAGCTCGAGTCTATGGGTTCATGATAGTTTCGCTCAGTGTGACGCTGTTCATGTATCCTTACTCGATCTTGCTGTTGGTAAAAGAGCGACACTACTTGCTGCCTTCAGTTCCCACCCGAGGTCATGGATTGGTCCTGCTCTTGTTTTGGACTATGCTGTTCATAGCTCAAAACGTGGTCTTCGTAAACTTGAACTACGAAAAAGCCTGGTTCCATCTGACGACAATTCAGGACAAGGTGGAATTTACACTGTTCGTGCTTCGATACACCTCCACATTGTTCATTTTCGTCATCGGCCTGCGAGCCCCGGCCATTACTTCGACCATGATGAACGAAGAATATCAGAACTTTGTCCAAGACAATCCGGAAAATCAATCGACGTTCCGCAACGCTTGGACTAAGCTCTGCACCCTGATGCCATTCTTGTGGCCGAAGAAAGATGGATTCCTGCAAGTACGAGTCATCTTTTGCTTTGCCCTTCTCCTGGCCGGTCGAGCAATCAACCTTTTCGTCcctatttacaacaaaaaaatcgtCGACAGTTTGTCAGCCCAACCGATTCAATTTCGTTGGGATTGGATCCTGCTATACGTAGGCTTCAAATTCCTACAAGGCGGTGGAACCGGCTCAATGGGACTCCTGAACAACCTTCGCAGCTTCATGTGGATCCGAATTCAACAGTACACAACCCGGGAAATTGAGGTCGAACTTTTCCGGCATCTGCACAGCCTATCGCTACGATGGCATTTGAACCGAAAAACTGGGGAAGTCTTGCGGGTGATGGATCGTGGAACAGATAGCATCAACAACCTACTCAACTACATCCTGTTCTCGATTGCACCAACCATTGTCGACATCCTGGTTGCGGTCGGTTTCTTCATTCTCTCCTTCAACTGGTGGTTCGGGTTGATTGTTTTCATTACTATGTCTCTTTATATAG CGGCAACAATTGTCGTGACCGAGTGGCGAACCAAGTTCCAGCGGCGCATGAATCTGGCCGATAATGCACAGAAAGCGAGAAGCGTTGAttctttgttgaattttgaaaccgTCAAATACTACGGAGCTGAGCAGTACGAGGTCGATTGCTACCGGGAGGCTATCCTTAAATTCCAG gatGAAGAATGGCGCTCGTCTATTACCCTGAACATTCTGAACACGATGCAGAACATTATCGTGTGCGGTGGCTTGCTGGCCGGTTCGCTGCTCTGTGCCTATCTGGTGGTCTACCACGAAGGACTAACCGTCGGTGACTACGTCCTGTTTGCCAGTTACATTATTCAGCTGTACGTACCCCTGAACTGGTTTGGAACGTTCTACAG AGCTATCCAGAAGAACTTTGTGGACATGGAGAACATGTTCGATTTGATGAAGGAGGATCAAGAGGTGATAGATGCCCCGGGAGCTGGAGAACTGGCAGTTATTCGAGGGGGCTCAATCGATTTCTCCGATGTTACTTTCGGGTACAATCAGGAACGGTTTGTGCTGCGGAATGTAAGCTTCTCGGTTCCCGCCGGTAAAACGGTTGCCTTGGTAGGTCCATCGGGTGCCGGAAAGAGTACCATCATGCGATTGCTTTTCCGCTTTTATGACGTTGAAAGTGGATCGATTTCGATCgatggacaaaatattaaaaCCGTACGACAGGATTCGCTGCGAAAAGCCATTGGAGTAGTGCCCCAGGATACTGTGCTGTTCAATAATAGCATCAAATACAACATCCAATACGGGCGAATCGATGCTCCAGATGTGGATATTATAACGGCAGCCAAATCGGCCGATATCCACGACAAAATTATGGCTTTCCCGGAGAAGTACGAAACGCAGGTTGGTGAGCGAGGCCTGCGATTGAGTGGTGGAGAGAAACAACGAGTTGCCATAGCAAGAACTATCCTTAAATCACCGTTCatcgttttgctggacgaggccACCAGTGCGCTTGATACACAAACCGAACGTAACATTCAATCCGCACTGGCCAGGGTTTGCGCCAACCGAACAACGCTGATTATTGCCCACCGGCTGTCAACGATCATCCATTCGGATGAAATTCTTGTTCTAAAGGATGGCATGATTGTCGAAAGAGGTCGCCACGAAGAACTGCTAGGAAAGCACGGGGTCTATGCGGACATGTGGAACCAACAgctcaaaaatttagattccaCAAAGGACGGAGACACCGATGTTCCTGCGCTGACCAATGGAAGTGCAAAATCGGGCGGTAATGCAGCAGCCGGTCAACCTCGCCATCCTCACCACCATTAG
- the LOC129751268 gene encoding LOW QUALITY PROTEIN: ATP-binding cassette sub-family B member 6-like (The sequence of the model RefSeq protein was modified relative to this genomic sequence to represent the inferred CDS: deleted 1 base in 1 codon), whose protein sequence is MNLADNAQKARSVDSLLNFETVKYYGAEQYEVDCYRKAILKFQDEEWRSSITLNILNTMQNIIVCGGLLAGSLLCAYLVVYHEGLTVGDYVLFASYIIQLYVPLNWFGTFYRAIQKNFVDMENMFDLMKEDQEVIDAPGAGELAVIRGGSIDFSDVTFGYNQERFVLRNVSFSVPAGKTVALVGPSGAGKSTIMRLLFRFYDVESGSISIDGQNIKTVRQDSLRKAIGVVPQDTVLFNNSIKYNIQYGRIDAPDVDIITAAKSADIHDKIMAFPEKYETQVGERGLRLSGGEKQRVAIARTILKSPFIVLLDEATSALDTQTERNIQSALARVCANRTTLIIAHRLSTIIHSDEILVLKDGMIVERGRHDELLGKHGVYADMWNQQLKNLDSTKDGDTDVPALTNGSAKSGGNAAAGQPRHPHHH, encoded by the exons GATGAAGAGTGGCGCTCGTCTATTACCCTGAACATTCTGAACACGATGCAGAACATTATCGTGTGCGGTGGCTTGCTGGCCGGTTCGCTGCTCTGTGCCTATCTGGTGGTGTACCACGAAGGACTAACCGTCGGTGACTACGTCTTGTTTGCCAGTTACATTATTCAGCTGTACGTGCCCCTGAACTGGTTCGGAACTTTCTACAG AGCTATCCAGAAGAACTTTGTGGACATGGAGAACATGTTCGATTTGATGAAGGAGGATCAAGAGGTGATCGATGCCCCGGGAGCTGGAGAACTGGCAGTTATTCGAGGGGGCTCAATCGATTTCTCCGATGTTACTTTCGGGTACAATCAAGAACGGTTTGTGCTGCGGAATGTAAGCTTCTCGGTTCCCGCCGGTAAAACGGTTGCCTTGGTAGGTCCATCGGGTGCCGGAAAAAGTACCATCATGCGATTGCTGTTCCGCTTTTATGACGTTGAAAGTGGATCGATTTCGATCGATGGACAAAACATTAAAACCGTACGACAGGACTCGCTGCGAAAAGCCATTGGAGTGGTGCCCCAGGATACTGTGCTATTCAACAATAGCATCAAATACAAC ATCCAATACGGGCGAATCGATGCTCCAGATGTGGATATTATAACGGCAGCCAAATCGGCCGATATCCACGACAAAATTATGGCTTTCCCGGAGAAGTATGAAACGCAGGTTGGTGAGCGAGGCCTGCGATTGAGTGGTGGAGAGAAACAACGAGTTGCCATAGCAAGAACTATCCTTAAATCACCGTTCATCGTGTTGCTGGACGAGGCCACCAGTGCGCTTGATACGCAAACCGAACGTAACATTCAGTCGGCATTGGCTAGGGTTTGCGCCAATCGAACAACGCTGATTATTGCCCACCGGCTGTCAACGATCATCCATTCGGATGAAATTCTTGTCCTAAAGGATGGCATGATTGTCGAAAGAGGTCGCCACGATGAACTGCTAGGAAAGCACGGGGTCTATGCGGACATGTGGAACCAACAgctcaaaaatttagattccaCAAAGGACGGAGACACCGATGTTCCTGCGCTGACCAATGGAAGTGCAAAATCGGGCGGTAATGCTGCAGCCGGTCAACCTCGCCATCCTCACCACCATTAG